A genomic segment from Nicotiana tabacum cultivar K326 chromosome 9, ASM71507v2, whole genome shotgun sequence encodes:
- the LOC107825174 gene encoding norbelladine synthase-like has translation MKGTISDEIEVNVPANVAWELYGTLHLSRFIVQELPTLLDKVDVIEGDGSTGTVLKITFPQGTPGIPYFKERLNIVDDEKRYKQSEVIEGGYVDLGYIFYGIRFEVIEKDEKSCITKFTVSYEVEDVNLANHAFTMVEPLQTVIKSAKTYLITNSNN, from the exons ATGAAGGGGACGATTTCCGACGAAATAGAGGTGAATGTGCCTGCAAATGTAGCATGGGAACTCTATGGCACGTTACATCTATCTAGGTTTATTGTGCAAGAGTTGCCTACTCTTCTTGACAAAGTTGATGTAATTGAAGGTGATGGTAGTACTGGAACTGTACTCAAAATCACTTTTCCTCAAG GTACACCAGGAATACCCTATTTCAAGGAGAGACTCAATATAGTGGATGATGAGAAAAGATACAAGCAGTCTGAGGTAATTGAAGGTGGATATGTTGATCTTGGCTATATCTTTTATGGAATTCGGTTTGAGGTGATTGAGAAAGATGAAAAGTCATGTATTACAAAATTTACAGTGAGTTATGAAGTGGAAGATGTGAACCTTGCAAACCATGCATTTACCATGGTTGAGCCACTGCAGACTGTCATTAAATCTGCCAAGACTTATTTAATTACCAACTCAAATAATTGA